One Bemisia tabaci chromosome 7, PGI_BMITA_v3 DNA window includes the following coding sequences:
- the LOC140225030 gene encoding uncharacterized protein: MLTAKQRRACAKCGHSSSKSSRSFHRIPKPGGANTEKCRQWASWLYPQSNWESESDLLALYKKSRVVCSSHFTEADFSDNVRRTLRRAAVPHVTSTDKSATSLIATIEPPSSIDAASCGSSQQNGEIGIELGPSSESILGYETHTSTLPQDTIISNIPFLRLVK; the protein is encoded by the exons ATGTTAACTGCAAAGCAACGAAGGGCCTGCGCCAAGTGTGGACATAGCAGCAGTAAATCATCCCGGTCTTTCCATCGAATTCCTAAACCAGGAGGAGCCAATACGGAAAA ATGCCGTCAGTGGGCAAGTTGGCTTTACCCACAAAGTAACTGGGAGTCTGAATCTGATCTACTGGCCCTGTACAAAAAGTCGAGAGTTGTTTGCTCAAGTCATTTTACCGAAGCAGACTTTTCGGACAATGTGCGACGAACACTGCGTAGAGCTGCTGTACCTCATGTCACATCCACGGATAAATCTGCCACTTCACTGATTGCAACCATTGAGCCACCGAGTTCTATTGATGCTGCAAGCTGTGGATCTTCACAGCAGAATGGAGAGATCGGCATAGAACTAGGGCCATCCTCTGAATCCATCCTTGGTTATGAAACCCATACTTCTACGCTACCGCAAGATACCATCATCAGCAACATACCATTTCTCCGCTTAGTAAAATGA